One window of Agromyces rhizosphaerae genomic DNA carries:
- a CDS encoding glycoside hydrolase family 3 C-terminal domain-containing protein, producing MFDTHRSKIAQMTLAEKASLMSGANFWNTKPLDRLGIPSIMLTDGPHGLRKQGGAADHLGLNASIPATCFPPAATLAHSWDVDLLARVGETLGSEASAEAVSVLLGPGLNIKRNPLAGRNFEYFSEDPLLAGTLAAAYIRGLQSTGVAASAKHFAVNSQETHRMSIDEVVDERALHEIYLEGFRIAVTEGGAWTVMSSYNRVNGTYANENHPLLVDALRDRWGFDGLVVTDWGGSNDRVAGLIAGNALEMPSTDGVTDAEIVRAVEAGTLDESVLDARVAELLTLIERTKRAEPGAPADLARHHELATDAARRSLVLLANRDQTLPLSPAAGRVAVIGDFAETPRYQGAGSSLVNPTRVDAPLDALRDTDLDVIGFEPGFSRRDGASARRRRRAVALARRADVVLLFLGLDESAEAEAVDRSHMRLAQNQLDLVDEVLALGTQVVVVLAGGAPVELPFADDVHAILHSSLAGQGGGRAIADVLTGAVNPGGKLAETYPLAYEDVPSSGTFGRTEATSEHRESIYVGYRYFDKVGAPVRYPFGHGLSYTEFAYADLVVGDGHAELAVANLGDRAGSEIVQLYLEAPDAAEGAFRAPRQLVGFARVDLEPGEHATVRIGFAEHAFDAWDVETHDWRRVPGRHTLLAGASSRDIRLRAPIDVDGEPWALPCAETLPNYATGDLAAVDDAEYERLLGRPLPDAHWPVGRPLTRDDIVAQTAGRGGFAGFLHGLIVATSRTLMRLGRPHAANNVRFALDLPFRSIARMSNGTFDDAMLAGLLQMVNGRFWHGSGALLGAWLRHLRRRRAR from the coding sequence ATGTTCGACACGCATCGCAGCAAGATCGCGCAGATGACCCTGGCCGAGAAGGCCTCGCTCATGTCGGGCGCGAACTTCTGGAACACGAAGCCGCTCGACCGCCTCGGCATCCCGTCGATCATGCTCACCGACGGCCCGCACGGCCTGCGCAAGCAAGGCGGCGCCGCCGACCACCTGGGCCTGAACGCCAGCATCCCGGCCACGTGCTTCCCGCCCGCGGCCACGCTCGCCCACAGCTGGGACGTCGACCTGCTCGCGCGCGTCGGCGAGACGCTGGGCTCCGAGGCATCCGCCGAAGCCGTCAGCGTGCTGCTCGGCCCGGGCCTCAACATCAAGCGCAACCCGTTGGCCGGTCGCAACTTCGAGTACTTCTCCGAGGACCCGCTGCTCGCGGGCACGCTCGCCGCCGCGTACATCCGCGGCCTCCAGTCGACCGGCGTCGCCGCGTCGGCCAAGCACTTCGCAGTCAACAGTCAGGAGACGCACCGCATGTCGATCGACGAGGTCGTCGACGAGCGCGCGCTCCACGAGATCTACCTCGAGGGCTTCCGCATCGCCGTCACCGAGGGCGGCGCCTGGACCGTGATGAGCTCGTACAACCGGGTCAACGGCACCTATGCGAACGAGAACCACCCGCTGCTCGTCGACGCGCTGCGCGACCGCTGGGGCTTCGACGGCCTCGTCGTCACCGACTGGGGCGGCAGCAACGACCGCGTCGCCGGGCTCATCGCGGGCAATGCCCTCGAGATGCCCTCGACCGACGGCGTGACCGACGCCGAGATCGTCCGCGCCGTCGAGGCCGGCACGCTCGACGAGTCGGTGCTCGACGCGCGCGTCGCCGAGCTGCTGACGCTCATCGAGCGCACCAAGCGAGCAGAGCCCGGCGCGCCCGCCGATCTCGCTCGCCACCACGAGCTCGCGACCGATGCCGCCCGGCGCTCGCTCGTGCTGCTCGCCAACCGCGACCAGACGCTCCCCCTCTCCCCCGCGGCCGGCCGCGTCGCGGTCATCGGCGACTTCGCCGAGACGCCGCGCTACCAGGGCGCGGGCAGCTCGCTCGTGAACCCGACCCGGGTCGACGCGCCGCTCGACGCACTGCGCGACACCGACCTCGACGTGATCGGCTTCGAGCCCGGGTTCTCGCGTCGCGACGGGGCATCCGCCCGCCGTCGCCGCCGCGCCGTCGCGCTCGCCCGCCGCGCCGACGTGGTGCTGCTCTTCCTCGGGCTCGACGAGTCGGCCGAGGCCGAGGCCGTCGACCGCAGCCACATGCGCCTCGCGCAGAACCAGCTCGACCTCGTCGACGAGGTGCTCGCCCTCGGCACGCAGGTCGTCGTCGTGCTCGCCGGCGGTGCGCCGGTCGAGCTGCCGTTCGCAGACGACGTGCACGCGATCCTCCACTCCTCGCTCGCGGGCCAGGGCGGCGGCCGCGCGATCGCCGACGTGCTGACCGGCGCCGTGAACCCCGGCGGCAAGCTCGCCGAGACCTACCCGCTCGCCTACGAGGACGTGCCGTCGTCGGGCACCTTCGGCCGCACCGAGGCAACCTCGGAGCACCGGGAGAGCATCTACGTCGGCTACCGCTACTTCGACAAGGTCGGCGCGCCCGTGCGCTACCCGTTCGGCCACGGCCTGAGCTACACCGAGTTCGCCTACGCCGACCTCGTCGTGGGCGACGGGCACGCGGAACTCGCCGTCGCGAACCTCGGCGATCGCGCGGGCAGCGAGATCGTGCAGCTCTACCTCGAGGCGCCGGATGCCGCCGAGGGCGCGTTCCGAGCGCCGCGCCAGCTCGTGGGCTTCGCGCGCGTCGACCTCGAGCCGGGCGAGCACGCCACCGTGCGCATCGGGTTCGCCGAGCACGCCTTCGACGCGTGGGACGTCGAGACGCACGACTGGCGGCGCGTGCCCGGACGGCACACGCTGCTCGCCGGCGCGTCCTCCCGCGACATCCGCCTGCGCGCCCCCATCGACGTCGACGGCGAGCCGTGGGCCCTGCCCTGCGCCGAGACGCTGCCGAACTACGCGACCGGCGACCTCGCCGCGGTCGACGACGCCGAGTACGAGCGACTGCTCGGGCGCCCGCTGCCCGACGCGCACTGGCCGGTCGGCCGGCCCCTCACCCGCGACGACATCGTCGCGCAGACCGCGGGGCGCGGCGGGTTCGCCGGGTTCCTGCACGGGCTCATCGTGGCGACCAGTCGCACGCTCATGCGCCTCGGCCGGCCGCACGCGGCGAACAACGTGCGCTTCGCGCTCGACCTGCCGTTCCGCTCGATCGCCCGCATGTCGAACGGCACGTTCGACGACGCGATGCTCGCCGGCCTGCTGCAGATGGTCAACGGCCGCTTCTGGCACGGCTCGGGCGCACTCCTCGGCGCCTGGTTGCGCCACCTCCGACGTCGGCGGGCGCGCTAG